The following proteins come from a genomic window of Nitrospirota bacterium:
- a CDS encoding sigma-54 dependent transcriptional regulator, which produces MENTNGSANNGFLQIIGTSQAIKQIYDLTSKVSNCQSTVLILGESGTGKELIAKAIHYNSDRAEKPFIPVNCGAIPTELLESELFGHEKGAFTNAIATRIGRFELADGGTIFLDEIGEMPPILQVKLLRVIQERSFERIGGAKTVNVDVRIVAATNRNLEEAVKEGKFREDLFYRLNVIPIEIPPLRERKEDIPLLCAFFVEKHAKRFGRPPMTISSEAMRLLTHYPWPGNVRELENTIERLLVLKDNNMVTPLDLPEKMTGQRISEMPDLEMDDDLNPFVGGVDLNAALEGYEKRLILHALELHNGVKSQAARYLNINRTTLIEKMKRLSL; this is translated from the coding sequence GTGGAAAATACGAACGGTTCGGCGAATAACGGTTTTTTACAGATTATCGGCACCTCTCAGGCTATCAAACAGATATATGATCTCACCTCAAAAGTATCGAATTGCCAGAGCACCGTTCTTATTTTAGGCGAGAGCGGCACCGGCAAAGAGCTGATCGCCAAAGCGATTCACTACAACAGCGACAGGGCTGAAAAGCCCTTCATACCGGTAAACTGCGGCGCCATTCCCACCGAGCTCCTCGAGTCGGAGCTCTTCGGACACGAAAAAGGCGCCTTCACGAACGCGATCGCTACCCGTATCGGCAGGTTCGAGCTCGCCGACGGCGGCACCATATTCCTCGACGAGATAGGAGAGATGCCGCCGATCCTCCAGGTGAAGCTCTTGCGGGTAATACAGGAGCGGTCGTTCGAACGCATCGGCGGCGCGAAGACGGTCAACGTCGATGTCAGGATCGTTGCAGCCACCAACCGGAATCTCGAAGAGGCCGTGAAAGAGGGCAAGTTCAGGGAGGACCTCTTCTACCGCCTCAATGTCATCCCGATAGAGATACCGCCGCTCCGGGAGCGCAAAGAGGACATCCCGCTGCTCTGCGCCTTCTTCGTCGAGAAGCACGCCAAACGTTTCGGCAGGCCGCCCATGACGATAAGCAGCGAGGCAATGAGGCTCCTGACGCACTATCCCTGGCCGGGGAATGTCAGAGAGCTCGAAAATACGATAGAACGGCTGCTCGTCCTTAAAGATAATAACATGGTGACTCCTCTGGACCTCCCCGAAAAGATGACGGGACAGAGGATCTCCGAGATGCCCGACCTCGAGATGGACGATGATCTCAATCCCTTTGTCGGGGGAGTCGATCTGAATGCTGCACTCGAAGGATACGAGAAGAGGCTCATCCTCCACGCGCTCGAGCTGCATAATGGGGTGAAGAGCCAGGCGGCAAGATACCTCAATATCAACCGCACGACGCTCATCGAAAAGATGAAGCGTCTGAGCCTCTGA
- a CDS encoding sigma-54 dependent transcriptional regulator, producing the protein MRPVLVVDDEADMALALKESLKRCGFSPTVYNNPADALTECNLNDFALVITDMKMPKMNGIEFMQEIRRRRIFVPIIVITGYGTVENAVDAMKLGATDYIMKPFSFDALRQVIERLLPSEETSDIVAESGVMKNLVALTREVARSDITVLLSGESGTGKEVIARLIHKNSLRADKPFIAINCAAISENLLESELFGHEKGAFTGAVDRRLGKFELADKGTLLLDEVSEMAYPLQAKLLRAIQEREIDRIGGRSPIPVDVRIVATTNKDLLAEVRSGRFREDLYYRLNVFPLTLPPLRERREDIVPLAEFFLRRLSRKMGRTFRVTGELEAYLLGMEWKGNVRELENFMYRTAVISRTEDLLPPADELASAASAPASAAQPHKTGTLRDMERDLIIETLKKTNNNRTKAAELLGVSVRTIRNKLKEYNIADDE; encoded by the coding sequence ATGAGACCGGTTTTGGTGGTTGACGACGAAGCCGATATGGCGCTGGCGCTGAAGGAGTCGCTCAAGCGGTGCGGATTCAGCCCCACCGTCTACAACAACCCCGCCGACGCCCTGACGGAATGCAACCTGAACGATTTTGCGCTCGTTATCACCGATATGAAGATGCCGAAGATGAACGGCATCGAGTTCATGCAGGAGATACGGAGGCGCCGCATCTTCGTCCCGATCATCGTCATCACGGGCTACGGCACTGTCGAGAACGCCGTCGATGCCATGAAGCTGGGGGCCACCGACTATATCATGAAGCCCTTTTCGTTCGATGCCCTGCGGCAGGTGATCGAGCGGCTGCTGCCGTCGGAGGAGACGAGCGATATCGTTGCCGAATCGGGGGTCATGAAGAATCTCGTAGCGCTTACCCGGGAGGTCGCCAGGAGCGACATTACGGTTCTCCTTTCGGGGGAGAGCGGCACCGGCAAGGAGGTGATCGCGCGGCTCATCCACAAGAACAGCCTGAGGGCCGACAAGCCGTTCATCGCCATCAACTGCGCCGCCATCTCCGAGAACCTCCTCGAGTCGGAGCTCTTCGGCCACGAGAAGGGCGCGTTCACCGGCGCCGTGGACCGCAGGCTGGGCAAGTTCGAGCTCGCGGATAAGGGAACGCTCCTCCTCGACGAAGTGAGCGAGATGGCCTACCCGCTCCAGGCAAAGCTCCTCAGGGCGATCCAGGAGCGCGAGATCGACCGCATCGGCGGACGGTCGCCCATCCCGGTCGATGTGCGGATCGTCGCTACGACCAACAAGGACCTCCTTGCAGAGGTGCGGAGCGGCCGTTTCAGGGAGGACCTCTACTACCGGCTGAATGTCTTCCCTCTCACGCTGCCGCCGCTCCGCGAGCGGCGGGAGGATATCGTGCCTCTGGCCGAATTTTTCCTCAGGCGGCTGTCCAGGAAGATGGGCAGGACTTTCCGGGTGACCGGGGAGCTGGAAGCGTATCTCCTCGGCATGGAGTGGAAGGGCAATGTGCGCGAGCTCGAGAATTTCATGTACCGCACAGCGGTCATCTCGAGGACCGAAGATCTGCTCCCTCCCGCCGACGAGCTCGCATCCGCGGCATCGGCGCCTGCATCTGCCGCCCAGCCGCATAAGACCGGTACGCTGCGGGACATGGAGCGGGACCTCATCATCGAGACATTGAAAAAGACCAACAATAACAGGACCAAAGCAGCCGAGCTGCTCGGGGTGAGCGTCAGGACTATACGAAACAAGCTGAAAGAGTATAATATTGCTGATGACGAATAG
- the fliF gene encoding flagellar basal-body MS-ring/collar protein FliF translates to MAVRDSIEQIKSWPLKKKIALVSLLVLTAAVMAGIMLWSQRVDYQVLYSNLTNEDAGQVITRLKELKIPYRVDGHAIYVPSTKVYELRLELAAQGMPQGGGVGFEIFDKTQIGVTEFVQRLNYIRALQGELSRTIRQLSEVEHARVHIAIPERTLFSEKEDKPTASVVVKLKAGRVLSQGQIGGMVHLISSSVEGMSPNNVTVIDNMGNLLSKPTEGDVIADAKQLGYQKNVDKEYEGRLQSMLEGILGRGKAIVRVATKIDFSQVERTEEKFDPDTVAVRSEQRNQEKSTGPVNGGIPGVVSNQPGQQPAATGGSPSSSQKQTENINYEVSRSVSKIIQPRGEVKSVSVAVLVDGTYKKEKDKNIYKPRAPEELQKYEDLVKAAIGFNAERGDQVIVQSMPFEAALEELPAEKPDYLKIVAALLKFLVPIAAVVLLILFVIKPLLATLKAPATVPQLSGQPVVPAVPVLTEPETSAQEIMREQVVDLVKKDPRRAAMIIKEWLSEG, encoded by the coding sequence ATGGCCGTTAGAGACAGTATTGAACAGATAAAGTCCTGGCCTCTGAAAAAGAAGATCGCCCTCGTTTCGCTCCTCGTGCTGACCGCTGCCGTGATGGCGGGCATCATGCTCTGGAGCCAGCGCGTCGATTACCAGGTGCTCTACAGCAATCTCACGAACGAGGATGCGGGACAGGTCATCACCAGGCTGAAAGAGCTCAAGATCCCCTACCGCGTCGACGGGCATGCCATTTACGTGCCCAGCACCAAGGTCTACGAGCTCAGGCTCGAGCTCGCTGCGCAGGGAATGCCCCAGGGCGGCGGCGTGGGCTTCGAGATCTTCGACAAGACCCAGATCGGGGTCACCGAGTTCGTTCAACGGCTCAACTATATACGCGCCCTCCAGGGCGAGCTGTCGCGGACCATCCGGCAGCTCTCCGAGGTCGAGCATGCGCGCGTACACATCGCCATCCCCGAGAGGACCCTCTTCAGCGAGAAGGAGGACAAGCCCACCGCGTCGGTCGTGGTGAAGCTGAAGGCGGGCAGGGTGCTCAGCCAGGGCCAGATCGGCGGCATGGTCCACCTCATCTCGAGCAGCGTCGAGGGCATGTCGCCGAACAACGTGACGGTCATCGACAACATGGGAAACCTCCTCTCGAAGCCGACGGAAGGCGATGTCATCGCCGATGCCAAGCAGCTGGGCTACCAGAAGAATGTCGACAAGGAGTACGAGGGCAGGCTCCAGAGCATGCTCGAAGGCATTCTCGGCAGGGGGAAGGCGATCGTCAGGGTGGCGACGAAGATCGACTTCTCCCAGGTCGAGCGCACCGAGGAAAAGTTCGATCCCGACACGGTTGCGGTGAGGAGCGAGCAGCGCAACCAGGAGAAGTCGACGGGACCGGTGAACGGCGGCATCCCGGGGGTCGTCTCGAACCAGCCGGGCCAGCAGCCCGCGGCAACGGGCGGTTCGCCTTCCTCGTCGCAGAAGCAGACGGAAAATATAAACTACGAAGTGAGCAGGAGCGTCAGCAAGATTATCCAGCCCCGCGGCGAGGTGAAGAGCGTTTCGGTCGCGGTGCTGGTCGACGGCACCTACAAGAAAGAGAAGGACAAGAATATCTACAAGCCGCGGGCGCCCGAGGAGCTGCAGAAGTACGAGGACCTGGTCAAGGCGGCCATAGGGTTCAATGCCGAGCGCGGGGATCAGGTGATCGTGCAGAGCATGCCGTTCGAGGCCGCGCTCGAGGAGCTGCCGGCAGAGAAGCCGGATTATCTCAAGATCGTGGCAGCGCTGCTCAAGTTCCTCGTGCCGATCGCGGCGGTGGTGCTGCTCATCCTCTTTGTTATCAAGCCCCTCCTCGCGACGCTGAAGGCGCCGGCAACGGTTCCGCAGCTCTCCGGCCAGCCGGTCGTCCCGGCTGTGCCGGTGCTCACCGAGCCCGAGACATCGGCGCAGGAGATCATGAGAGAGCAGGTGGTGGACCTGGTGAAGAAGGACCCCCGGCGGGCGGCGATGATCATCAAGGAATGGCTTTCGGAGGGGTAG
- a CDS encoding tetratricopeptide repeat protein: MTCRLAVVLVLLLSTMGAAAGGAAAVPTAEDTLKSADRFLKSREYAKAQELYRSVYLAAPKGPQAARALLGSAKAYFRLRRFQEARLTIQRLQAANPRPEYLNEAYLMLGYIALYSPKVDEAAQYFEKVHEPLHEKALIARAEVALKRGDMAGAESLLQGLGKRTAETDPRALAVRAMVYSRKGMHTEAIASINKVLDPVLKEEDLRPEKVEILFNAGRLGDADRVGQTIMKNPLSQGERRRAARLLARIYEMQGRVETALKLNLEILPYETDDGVKMSIVRLYERQGDTGSALKYLNLLKDRTVKAAEIEKRLRHVVASGSAKDIELLTKYSGYLSPDSSFTVQAARFLLAQGKRAEGTRLLKSALMGLAGGEAAVHLAEVYLADERYEETKKLLEPVALDTRYFVRASALLAETHRRQGSYAQAIRYLERAVRRSADSRLTTRLGDIYWESGDRATAVKYYAKASAKGDGSAALKAGDYYYLTGNTAQARTFYKRALTLGAGNPETLQWARYQYGKLSGNKEYLRKAAEGGGIVGSAATVLAGEE, translated from the coding sequence ATGACTTGCCGGCTAGCGGTCGTCCTTGTGCTCCTGCTCTCCACCATGGGAGCGGCTGCCGGGGGAGCGGCTGCTGTTCCGACTGCTGAAGATACGCTCAAGAGCGCCGACCGTTTCTTGAAGTCGAGAGAGTATGCAAAGGCGCAGGAGCTCTACCGCTCCGTGTATCTCGCCGCGCCGAAAGGTCCTCAGGCCGCGCGGGCGCTCCTCGGGTCTGCAAAGGCGTACTTCAGACTGAGGCGTTTTCAGGAGGCGCGGCTGACCATTCAGCGGCTTCAGGCTGCCAATCCCCGGCCGGAGTACCTTAATGAGGCGTATCTCATGCTGGGCTATATTGCGCTCTATTCACCGAAGGTCGATGAGGCGGCGCAGTACTTCGAAAAGGTACACGAGCCCCTGCACGAAAAGGCGCTTATCGCAAGGGCCGAGGTCGCCCTCAAGCGCGGCGATATGGCCGGCGCCGAGTCGCTCCTCCAGGGGCTGGGCAAGCGCACGGCCGAGACCGACCCGCGTGCGCTTGCTGTCCGTGCGATGGTGTACAGCAGGAAAGGTATGCATACCGAGGCCATAGCGTCGATCAATAAGGTCCTCGATCCGGTGCTCAAGGAGGAAGACCTCAGGCCGGAAAAGGTCGAGATCCTCTTCAATGCCGGAAGGCTCGGCGACGCCGATCGCGTCGGCCAGACTATTATGAAGAATCCCCTTTCCCAGGGCGAGCGCCGGAGGGCGGCGCGGCTCCTCGCCCGTATCTACGAGATGCAGGGGCGGGTCGAGACAGCGCTGAAGCTGAACCTCGAGATTCTTCCCTACGAGACCGATGACGGGGTGAAGATGAGCATCGTGAGGCTTTACGAGCGGCAGGGCGATACCGGTAGTGCCCTCAAGTACCTGAACCTGCTCAAGGACCGGACGGTGAAAGCGGCCGAGATCGAGAAGCGGCTCAGGCATGTCGTTGCTTCGGGAAGTGCAAAAGATATCGAGCTCCTCACGAAGTATTCCGGATACCTGAGCCCCGACAGCTCCTTCACCGTTCAAGCGGCGCGCTTCCTGCTTGCGCAGGGAAAAAGAGCCGAAGGGACGAGACTGCTCAAGAGCGCTCTTATGGGGCTCGCCGGCGGAGAGGCGGCGGTCCACCTTGCAGAAGTATATCTCGCCGACGAGCGGTATGAGGAGACGAAGAAATTGCTGGAGCCGGTGGCGCTCGATACGCGCTATTTCGTGAGGGCCTCCGCGCTCCTCGCCGAAACTCATCGGCGCCAGGGGAGTTATGCGCAGGCGATCCGGTATCTCGAGAGGGCGGTCAGGCGGTCCGCCGATTCCCGGCTCACCACACGGCTCGGGGATATTTACTGGGAGTCGGGAGACCGTGCGACTGCGGTGAAATACTACGCCAAAGCTTCCGCTAAAGGCGATGGCAGCGCTGCGCTGAAGGCGGGCGATTACTATTACCTTACCGGCAATACGGCCCAGGCCCGCACGTTTTACAAGAGGGCGTTGACGCTGGGCGCCGGCAACCCCGAAACGCTCCAGTGGGCCCGCTACCAGTACGGGAAGCTCTCGGGGAACAAAGAGTACCTCAGGAAGGCGGCAGAGGGCGGCGGTATCGTCGGCAGCGCCGCAACCGTGCTGGCGGGAGAGGAGTAA
- the flgB gene encoding flagellar basal body rod protein FlgB produces the protein MPDQTLHRLEKMLDVAAFRHRVLASNIANADTPGYKAKDISFHQELEKAVQQDAPPSCEVRETVTTMPNRDGNTVNLDIEMAKVAENTLLYNTATQLMTMKVRMLKDVLKGGR, from the coding sequence TTGCCGGATCAGACACTGCACCGTCTCGAAAAAATGCTCGATGTTGCCGCATTCAGGCACCGGGTCCTCGCCTCCAATATCGCCAATGCCGATACCCCGGGCTACAAGGCGAAAGATATTTCATTCCATCAGGAGCTCGAAAAGGCGGTGCAGCAGGATGCGCCACCCTCCTGCGAGGTACGGGAAACGGTGACGACGATGCCCAACAGGGACGGCAATACGGTCAACCTCGATATAGAGATGGCGAAGGTGGCGGAAAATACGCTTCTGTACAATACGGCGACGCAGCTGATGACCATGAAGGTGAGAATGCTCAAAGATGTCTTGAAGGGAGGCAGATAA
- the fliE gene encoding flagellar hook-basal body complex protein FliE, with protein MTEIRNIGDRGQGLPEPVKGGQKGGASFEAAINDALKEVTAVQSEAEKAIEDFSKGEIKDIHTVVVAMEKADVSLQTLLQVRNKLLTAYEEIMRMQV; from the coding sequence ATGACCGAGATCAGGAACATAGGCGATAGGGGGCAGGGGCTCCCCGAACCGGTGAAGGGCGGCCAGAAGGGCGGCGCTTCGTTCGAGGCGGCGATCAACGATGCGCTCAAGGAAGTCACGGCAGTGCAGAGCGAAGCCGAGAAGGCGATCGAGGACTTCTCGAAGGGTGAGATCAAGGATATCCACACCGTCGTCGTCGCCATGGAGAAGGCCGACGTCTCGCTGCAGACCCTGCTGCAGGTGAGGAACAAGCTCCTCACGGCGTATGAAGAGATCATGAGGATGCAGGTATAG
- the fliG gene encoding flagellar motor switch protein FliG, which produces MRKLSGVEKVAAFLSIIGEDAATQVFKHLDPLELARVVPMMARVKLAPDVAETLMSDFSDKVGTALLSVDEDYIRKILIKAFGEDHAKKLMDKIESGASAFDILRWLDSGAIANMLAREHPQTIAIIIAYLEPTQAAEVLSKLPEHLKIDVSLRIASLDQISPSILGELEDVLQSQLQSYTRGRKIGGIRTVAEILNQLDRGTEDLILKNIEEKDQILADEIRKLMFTFDDLVNIDDRGIQMVLKEITTDDLALALKMASDDLKAKIFKNMSQRAVQILKEEMESKGAVRVSDVEKAQMNVVRVARRLEEEGKIVIGGKGGEEVIL; this is translated from the coding sequence ATGAGAAAGCTCTCGGGTGTCGAAAAAGTGGCCGCCTTCCTCTCGATTATCGGGGAGGACGCGGCGACGCAAGTCTTCAAGCATCTCGATCCGCTCGAACTCGCCCGCGTCGTTCCGATGATGGCGCGCGTCAAGCTCGCTCCTGACGTGGCCGAAACGCTGATGAGCGACTTCTCCGATAAAGTCGGCACCGCGCTCCTCTCGGTGGACGAGGACTACATCAGGAAGATCCTGATCAAGGCGTTCGGCGAAGACCACGCGAAGAAGCTGATGGACAAGATCGAGAGCGGCGCCAGCGCCTTCGATATCCTGCGCTGGCTCGATTCAGGCGCCATTGCGAACATGCTCGCGAGGGAGCATCCCCAGACCATCGCCATCATCATCGCCTACCTCGAACCGACCCAGGCCGCCGAGGTGCTCTCGAAGCTGCCGGAGCACCTGAAGATCGACGTCTCGCTCAGGATCGCGAGCCTCGATCAGATCTCGCCCTCCATCCTCGGCGAGCTCGAAGACGTGCTCCAGTCGCAGCTCCAGAGCTACACGCGCGGCAGGAAGATCGGCGGCATCCGGACCGTGGCCGAGATCCTGAACCAGCTCGACCGGGGGACCGAGGACCTGATCCTGAAGAATATCGAGGAGAAGGACCAGATCCTCGCCGACGAGATCAGGAAGCTCATGTTCACGTTCGACGACCTCGTCAATATCGACGACCGGGGCATACAGATGGTGCTGAAAGAGATCACCACCGACGACCTCGCCCTGGCGCTGAAGATGGCCTCGGACGACCTCAAGGCGAAGATATTCAAGAACATGTCCCAGCGGGCGGTGCAGATACTGAAGGAGGAGATGGAGTCGAAGGGCGCCGTGAGGGTGTCGGATGTCGAAAAGGCGCAGATGAACGTGGTGCGCGTCGCCCGCCGTCTCGAGGAAGAGGGGAAGATCGTGATCGGAGGCAAAGGTGGCGAAGAAGTCATTCTCTAA
- a CDS encoding flagellar basal body-associated FliL family protein produces the protein MSADVNVFVLSDCEESPLLDETTEDLIALIQSCLDDTRTVFMVCSTSAPIIKDGFFIMRGGDGGGCRALAVDRRCIGEVRAEASYALETFHLFILEDRDAASGSSAFRVAERLTEAAGAGRDVLLITNEGSPPELFSDTRFDRVVCINKMNRDGAVREALQSLWRLPQRGAGIPTVASGGTKSPAEDAGAAGGRACPRERAHPLSLIRAEFLALIAVIAAGFVVSVLMSGGPEVRYTAPSSVPLRVDPQAPAAPAVSRQIQRDDKGGAERRPAALLPLRPFTVSLSEATKKAYVELQVQLDGRVRGYDMGRRMRQLNAAFAECIRAQSSAALLSPSGREQLKRSLVHRGNQVLGTPAIKNIVITRLVLQERFHPRTVKRQRNPVPPRDRWFIVDDRRALRKSFAPPQG, from the coding sequence ATGTCCGCTGATGTGAATGTCTTTGTGCTCAGTGACTGCGAAGAATCTCCTCTCCTGGATGAGACGACGGAGGACCTCATTGCGCTGATTCAATCCTGTCTCGATGATACCCGGACCGTCTTCATGGTCTGCTCGACGAGCGCTCCGATAATCAAGGACGGGTTCTTCATCATGCGCGGCGGCGACGGGGGCGGGTGCAGGGCTCTTGCCGTCGACCGGCGGTGCATAGGCGAGGTCCGGGCCGAGGCCTCCTACGCGCTCGAGACGTTTCATCTCTTCATTTTAGAGGACCGGGATGCTGCTTCCGGCAGCAGCGCCTTTCGGGTTGCGGAGCGCCTTACGGAGGCCGCGGGTGCGGGCAGGGATGTCCTCCTGATAACGAACGAGGGATCGCCCCCGGAGCTCTTTTCCGATACGCGCTTCGACCGTGTGGTATGCATTAACAAGATGAATCGCGACGGTGCGGTGAGGGAGGCGCTGCAGTCGCTGTGGAGGCTCCCTCAGCGGGGCGCCGGCATCCCGACCGTGGCGAGCGGTGGTACGAAGTCTCCGGCGGAGGATGCAGGAGCTGCCGGAGGCCGTGCGTGTCCGCGTGAGAGGGCGCATCCGCTGTCGCTTATACGTGCGGAGTTTCTGGCGCTCATCGCCGTGATCGCGGCGGGATTCGTCGTTTCGGTCCTGATGAGCGGAGGTCCGGAAGTCAGATACACTGCACCGTCCTCTGTACCTCTGCGGGTAGATCCGCAGGCGCCTGCAGCACCGGCAGTGAGCCGGCAGATCCAGAGAGATGATAAGGGCGGTGCAGAGCGGAGGCCTGCCGCGCTTCTTCCCTTGCGGCCCTTCACCGTGAGTCTCTCTGAAGCGACGAAAAAAGCGTATGTCGAGCTGCAGGTGCAGCTCGACGGAAGAGTACGCGGATACGATATGGGACGGAGAATGAGACAGCTCAATGCCGCCTTTGCCGAATGTATCCGCGCTCAATCGAGCGCAGCGCTGCTCTCGCCGTCCGGGAGAGAGCAGTTGAAGCGGTCTCTGGTACACAGGGGAAACCAGGTGCTCGGGACCCCTGCGATAAAGAATATCGTCATCACCAGGCTCGTCCTCCAGGAGCGGTTCCATCCCCGCACGGTCAAGCGCCAGCGCAATCCCGTACCGCCACGAGACCGCTGGTTTATCGTGGATGACAGGAGGGCGTTGCGGAAGAGCTTTGCGCCGCCCCAGGGATAG
- a CDS encoding FliH/SctL family protein codes for MAKKSFSKAEAPSIQPYTPLPFDEEELSRTVPAPQEGTGVGQRAQISEEEQQARLHAQVAAREKEGYEKGYETGFAKGSAEGRQEMQHAAQRLEAVMRSLEAYKEKGIDELAPAIVALSLEIAKKIIHKEVELDREVVLAVAQDALKRVGEKEESVVIKVNPLDYEVMISQIDFLKSQSGIKGISVEPYAAITPGGCYIETQTGEVDARIEEQLREVQDVISTATDREM; via the coding sequence GTGGCGAAGAAGTCATTCTCTAAGGCCGAGGCCCCGTCGATTCAGCCCTACACCCCGCTCCCCTTTGACGAGGAGGAGCTCTCCCGTACGGTCCCCGCGCCGCAGGAGGGAACGGGCGTCGGGCAGCGGGCGCAGATCAGCGAAGAAGAGCAGCAGGCCCGGCTGCACGCCCAGGTTGCAGCCCGCGAAAAAGAGGGATACGAAAAGGGCTACGAGACCGGTTTTGCGAAAGGCAGCGCCGAGGGCAGGCAGGAGATGCAGCATGCCGCGCAGCGGCTCGAAGCGGTCATGCGCTCCCTCGAAGCATATAAGGAGAAGGGAATCGACGAGCTGGCGCCGGCCATCGTAGCGCTTTCGCTCGAGATCGCGAAGAAGATCATCCATAAAGAGGTGGAGCTTGACCGGGAGGTGGTCCTCGCCGTTGCGCAGGACGCGCTCAAAAGGGTGGGCGAGAAGGAGGAGTCGGTCGTGATCAAGGTCAATCCTCTCGATTACGAGGTGATGATCTCGCAGATCGATTTCCTCAAGAGCCAGTCGGGCATAAAAGGCATATCCGTGGAGCCGTATGCGGCGATTACTCCCGGAGGGTGCTATATCGAGACCCAGACCGGAGAGGTCGATGCGCGGATCGAAGAGCAGCTGAGGGAAGTGCAGGATGTCATCAGCACAGCAACTGATAGAGAGATGTAG
- a CDS encoding ATP-binding protein, whose product MADVELLNKAIESFNAASTTLMQYYRSLEDKVLLLTDEVEHKKQLLDSILDSVDVGVVFFDKDGTIQLVNTAAEQLLAIRAQEVIGGTSLHATINEEVITPERGAPFYALVSRSEVRDREGKAVGYVLLFKDMTRLKQLEAENERNRRLTAMGELVLKIAHEIRNPLGSIELFASLLSSDLRDTPQGEYAHRISNSVKSLVNTLDNMLRFSRGIRPKLEPCCLNEIVGELCAEFRELFASNRITITQTDDVKAVLAIDKGLLRQALMNILLNAVQAMPDGGGVTIGIAAAEAPLRGTALVIRDTGAGMDEETRSRIFEPFFSTKDRGTGLGMSITAGIIAAHRGTIAVTSEPGRGTEFIITLPHETGSESALSGEGLCAEGNG is encoded by the coding sequence ATGGCTGATGTGGAGCTCCTCAATAAAGCGATAGAGAGTTTCAATGCGGCATCGACGACCCTGATGCAGTATTACCGCTCCCTCGAAGACAAGGTCCTGCTCCTCACCGACGAGGTAGAGCACAAGAAGCAGCTCCTCGACAGCATTCTCGACAGCGTCGATGTCGGCGTCGTCTTCTTCGACAAGGACGGAACGATACAGCTCGTCAATACGGCGGCGGAACAGCTGCTCGCGATACGGGCGCAGGAGGTCATCGGCGGTACCTCGCTTCATGCCACGATCAACGAGGAAGTGATCACCCCCGAACGGGGCGCGCCCTTCTATGCCCTCGTCTCGCGTTCCGAGGTGAGGGACCGTGAGGGAAAGGCCGTCGGGTACGTCCTCCTCTTCAAGGATATGACGCGGCTCAAACAGCTCGAGGCGGAGAATGAGCGTAACCGGCGTTTGACCGCCATGGGAGAGCTGGTATTGAAGATCGCCCACGAGATCAGGAACCCCCTGGGGAGCATCGAGCTCTTCGCCAGCCTCCTTTCGAGCGACCTGCGGGATACGCCGCAGGGCGAGTACGCGCACCGGATATCCAATTCCGTCAAATCGCTGGTCAATACCCTGGACAACATGCTGCGGTTCTCGCGGGGGATACGGCCGAAGCTGGAGCCCTGCTGCCTCAACGAGATCGTCGGAGAGCTCTGCGCCGAGTTCAGGGAGCTCTTCGCTTCGAACAGGATCACGATCACGCAGACCGATGACGTGAAGGCGGTGCTCGCCATCGACAAAGGGCTCCTCCGGCAGGCGCTTATGAACATACTGCTGAATGCGGTGCAGGCGATGCCTGACGGCGGCGGCGTCACTATAGGCATTGCCGCAGCCGAAGCGCCCTTGCGGGGGACCGCGCTGGTCATCAGGGATACCGGCGCCGGGATGGATGAGGAGACGAGGTCGCGCATCTTCGAGCCCTTCTTTTCGACCAAGGACCGCGGCACCGGGCTCGGCATGTCGATCACCGCGGGAATCATCGCCGCCCATAGGGGGACCATTGCGGTGACGAGCGAGCCGGGGAGGGGAACCGAGTTCATTATCACGCTGCCCCATGAGACGGGAAGCGAATCCGCCCTGAGCGGCGAGGGTCTCTGCGCGGAGGGAAATGGATGA
- the flgC gene encoding flagellar basal body rod protein FlgC — MNEMFLTLKVSATALEAQKVRMNVIASNIANINSTSTPEGGPYRRKDVLFKSYLFDESAAGVDIPQIVEDLRPFKLVFEPGHPDADKDGYVRYPNVNTIEETVNLMNAARAYEANLSIIQSYKEMFTKTLDITRV, encoded by the coding sequence ATGAACGAGATGTTCCTGACGCTGAAGGTGAGCGCCACGGCCCTCGAGGCGCAGAAGGTGAGAATGAACGTTATCGCTTCCAATATAGCGAACATCAACTCGACGAGCACCCCTGAAGGCGGGCCGTACCGGAGAAAGGACGTGCTCTTCAAATCCTATCTCTTCGACGAAAGCGCGGCAGGGGTCGATATCCCGCAGATCGTCGAGGACCTGCGGCCGTTCAAACTGGTGTTCGAGCCGGGGCATCCCGATGCGGACAAGGACGGCTATGTCAGGTACCCCAATGTCAATACCATCGAGGAGACGGTCAACCTCATGAACGCCGCGCGGGCGTACGAGGCGAACCTCTCGATCATTCAATCGTACAAGGAAATGTTCACCAAGACGCTGGATATAACCAGGGTATAA